A single region of the Brachypodium distachyon strain Bd21 chromosome 3, Brachypodium_distachyon_v3.0, whole genome shotgun sequence genome encodes:
- the LOC100825428 gene encoding 3-ketoacyl-CoA synthase 11, whose protein sequence is MDRELLRTVKQATKNHAIVLYHRFVSHLPHLLATTALVVIAPHLSTLLMTPHKLLDLWRDGRWAQTNNVTTTTISGPALAMACWAAVLAAYTYASSRPRPVYLVDLAGYKAPAKHEASRAKTIAHFSRCGRFSEQSMAFQKRMLERSGLGEATHFPMSLISLPVDMCLATAKEESHAVIFGVVDEILRKAAVAPEDVGVLIFNSSLLSPTPSFTSLIVNRYRFRHDVVAHNLSGMGCSAGIIAIDLAKRLLQVHRNTYALVVSTENITLNAYMGNNRPMLVTNTLFRVGGAAILLSNRRSDRRRSKYQLIHTVRTHRGAHDQSYGCVTQEEDEAGCVGVSLSKELMLVAGEALKTNITTLGPLVLPMSEQLRFLATVVLKKVFRADVKAYLPDFKLAFDHFCIHAGGRGVLDELEKSLKLSAWHMEPSRMTLYRFGNTSSSSLWYEMAYCEAKRRIKKGDRVWQIAFGSGFKCNSAVWKALRTIDDAGENPWSQDVDVLPVDVPRVVPIDEASYQVPN, encoded by the exons ATGGACAGGGAGCTGCTGAGAACGGTGAAGCAGGCGACCAAGAACCACGCCATTGTTCTCTACCACCGCTTCGTGTCCCacctcccccacctcctcgccaccacGGCCCTCGTCGTCATCGCGCCGCACCTCTCCACGCTGCTGATGACGCCGCACAAGCTCCTCGACCTGTGGCGCGACGGTCGTTGGGCGCAAACCAACAacgtgacgacgacgacgatcaGCGGGCCGGCGCTGGCGATGGCGTGCTGGGCCGCGGTGCTGGCGGCCTACACGTACGCCTCGTCCCGGCCGCGGCCCGTGTACCTGGTGGACCTGGCTGGGTACAAGGCGCCCGCGAAGCACGAGGCGTCGCGTGCCAAGACCATCGCGCACTTCTCCCGCTGCGGGCGGTTCAGCGAGCAGAGCATGGCGTTCCAGAAGCGGATGCTGGAGCGGTCCGGGCTCGGTGAGGCCACGCACTTCCCCATGTCGCTCATCAGCCTCCCCGTGGACATGTGCCTCGCCACGGCCAAAGAGGAGTCCCACGCCGTCATCTTCGGCGTCGTGGACGAGATCCTGAGGAAGGCCGCCGTGGCACCCGAAGACGTCGGCGTGCTCATCTTCAACTCCAGCCTGCTCAGCCCGACGCCGTCCTTCACGTCGCTCATCGTGAACCGGTACAGGTTCCGCCACGACGTCGTGGCGCACAACCTCAGCGGCATGGGATGCAGCGCCGGCATCATCGCCATCGACCTCGCCAAGCGCCTGCTTCAG GTGCACCGGAACACGTACGCGCTGGTGGTGAGCACGGAGAACATCACCCTGAACGCTTACATGGGGAACAACCGTCCGATGCTGGTGACCAACACGCTGTTCCgcgtgggcggcgccgccatcctTCTCTCGAACCGCCGCAGCGACCGCCGGCGGTCCAAGTACCAGCTGATCCACACGGTGCGCACCCACCGCGGCGCGCACGACCAGAGCTACGGCTGCGTGAcccaggaggaagacgaggccggGTGCGTCGGGGTTTCCCTCTCCAAGGAGCTCATGCTGGTGGCCGGCGAGGCGCTCAAGACCAACATCACCACGCTGGGCCCGCTCGTGCTGCCCATGTCGGAGCAGCTCCGGTTCCTGGCGACCGTCGTGCTCAAGAAGGTCTTCCGCGCCGACGTCAAGGCCTACCTCCCGGACTTCAAGCTCGCCTTCGACCACTTCTGCAtccacgccggcggccggggcgtGCTGGACGAGCTCGAGAAGAGCCTCAAGCTCAGCGCCTGGCACATGGAGCCCTCCAGGATGACGCTATACAGGTTCGGCAACACCTCCAGCAGCTCGCTCTGGTACGAGATGGCATACTGCGAGGCCAAGCGCAGGATCAAGAAGGGCGACCGCGTCTGGCAGATCGCATTCGGCTCCGGGTTCAAGTGCAACAGCGCCGTCTGGAAGGCGTTGCGCACAAtcgacgacgccggcgagAACCCGTGGAGCCAGGATGTCGACGTGCTCCCCGTCGACGTGCCCAGAGTGGTGCCCATCGACGAGGCCTCCTACCAAGTCCCAAACTAG
- the LOC100825735 gene encoding chitinase 1: MTNGYVFREYIGAQFKSVQFSDVPVNAGLSFHFILAFAIDYMAATQSRPKPTPANGVFAPFWDAATLSPAAAAATKKAHPNLSIMVGLGGDTVQNTGVNATFAPTSVDTWVANAVSSLSAMINQYGLDGVDVDYEHFAADVDTFVECTGRLLTQLKARFPRMSTSIAPFERPEIQKYYRALWAKYSGVIDYVNFQFYGYGANTNVDYYVGFYNLQLSNYPGSGSKLLASFKTGDVTGLLSPEQGISGAKELQRQGKLPGLFIWSADSSKEAAYKFDYETRAQQIVANH, from the coding sequence ATGACGAACGGCTACGTGTTCCGGGAGTACATCGGCGCGCAGTTCAAGAGCGTGCAGTTCTCCGACGTGCCCGTCAACGCCGGCCTCAGCTTCCACTTCATCCTCGCCTTCGCCATCGACTACATGGCCGCGACCCAGTCCAGGCCCAAGCCCACGCCAGCCAACGGCGTCTTCGCCCCGTTCTGGGACGCGGCGACGCTCTCCcccgcagcggccgccgccaccaaaaAGGCCCACCCCAACCTCAGCATCATGGTgggcctcggcggcgacaCCGTGCAGAACACCGGCGTCAACGCCACCTTCGCGCCTACCTCCGTCGACACCTGGGTGGCCAACGCCGTCTCGTCCCTCTCCGCCATGATCAACCAGTACGGGCTCGACGGCGTCGACGTGGACTACGAGCACTTCGCCGCCGACGTGGACACCTTCGTGGAGTGCACGGGCCGCCTGCTCACCCAGCTCAAGGCCCGCTTCCCCAGAATGTCCACCTCCATCGCGCCCTTCGAGCGCCCGGAGATCCAGAAGTACTACCGGGCGCTGTGGGCCAAGTACTCGGGCGTCATCGACTATGTGAATTTCCAGTTCTACGGCTACGGCGCCAACACCAACGTGGACTACTACGTGGGGTTCTACAATCTGCAGCTCAGCAACTACCCCGGCTCCGGATCCAAGCTGCTCGCCAGCTTCAAGACCGGCGACGTCACCGGGCTGCTCTCGCCGGAGCAAGGCATCAGCGGGGCCAAGGAGCTGCAGCGGCAGGGCAAGCTGCCGGGGCTCTTCATCTGGTCAGCGGACAGCTCCAAGGAAGCCGCTTATAAGTTTGACTATGAGACCAGGGCGCAGCAGATCGTCGCCAACCATTGA
- the LOC100825120 gene encoding stress enhanced protein 1, chloroplastic, whose translation MAQLLRLSSASPRFYSYVAALPGNGVSRLVTTSARSAVRGMSRRSVRLNSVKSVRCEQGSKSGSGPGLDVWLSRGAMLGFVGAVGVELTTGKGVLQNVGLMAPLPVVALALTGVVGVVTAFLILQSGSSD comes from the exons ATGGCGCAACTCCTCCGTCTCTCCTCTGCTTCTCCTCGCTTCTACTCCTATGTCGCAGCATTGCcag GCAATGGCGTTTCCCGCTTGGTCACGACGTCAGCACGTTCTGCTGTCCGTGGCA TGAGCAGGAGGAGCGTGAGGTTGAATTCCGTCAAGAGCGTTAGGTGCGAGCAGGGATCCAAGAGCGGCAGCGGTCCCGGGTTGGACGTGTGGCTCAGCCGCGGCGCCATGCTCGGCTTCGTGGGGGCGGTCGGGGTGGAGCTAACCACCGGCAAAGGGGTGCTTCAG AACGTGGGGCTGATGGCGCCGTTGCCGGTGGTGGCACTGGCACTCACCGGAGTTGTCGGGGTGGTCACCGCGTTTCTCATATTGCAGTCTGGCTCTTCAGATTGA
- the LOC100837889 gene encoding chitinase 2, with protein MTNGYLFREYIGAQFTGVKFSDVPVNAGLSFNFILSFAIDYTPVAQQTTPTPTNGVFNAFWDTANLSRASVAAIKAAQPNVSVMVGLGGDSVQDIVKVSFTPSSIDSWVSNAVTSLSAMINEYGLDGVDVDYERFASGVSVETFVECIGRLLTQLKARFPRITTSVAPFEDTEVQRYYQPLWRKYSGVIDFINFQFYGYGDNTDVATYVMFYDLQLSNYPGSGSKLLASFKTGDVTGLLSPEQGISAAMELQRQGKLPGLFIWSADSSKAAPYKFDYETRAQQIVANH; from the coding sequence ATGACGAACGGGTACCTGTTCCGGGAGTACATCGGCGCGCAGTTCACGGGCGTGAAGTTCTCCGACGTGCCCGTGAACGCGGGCCTGAGCTTCAACTTCATCCTCTCCTTCGCCATCGACTACACGCCGGTGGCGCAGCAGACCACCCCGACCCCGACCAACGGCGTGTTCAACGCGTTCTGGGACACGGCCAACCTGTCCCGCGCCTCCGTGGCGGCCATCAAGGCCGCCCAACCCAACGTGAGCGTCATGGTGGGGCTGGGCGGCGACAGCGTGCAGGACATCGTCAAGGTCTCCTTCACCCCGTCCTCCATCGACTCCTGGGTGTCCAATGCCGTCACCTCCCTCTCCGCCATGATCAACGAGTACGGGCTCGACGGCGTGGACGTCGACTACGAGCGCTTCGCCAGCGGCGTCAGCGTCGAAACCTTCGTGGAGTGCATCGGCCGCCTGCTCACGCAGCTCAAGGCCCGCTTCCCCAGGATCACCACCTCCGTCGCGCCCTTTGAGGACACCGAAGTGCAGAGGTACTACCAGCCGCTCTGGCGCAAGTACTCGGGCGTCATCGACTTCATCAACTTCCAGTTCTACGGCTACGGGGACAACACCGACGTGGCGACGTACGTGATGTTCTACGACCTGCAGCTCAGCAACTACCCAGGCTCCGGATCCAAGCTGCTCGCCAGCTTCAAGACCGGCGACGTCACCGGGTTGCTCTCGCCGGAGCAAGGAATTAGTGCTGCCATGGAGCTGCAGCGGCAGGGCAAGCTGCCCGGGCTCTTCATCTGGTCAGCGGACAGCTCCAAGGCGGCCCCTTATAAGTTTGACTATGAGACCAGGGCGCAGCAGATCGTCGCCAACCATTGA